In a single window of the Gadus macrocephalus chromosome 6, ASM3116895v1 genome:
- the LOC132459442 gene encoding Golgi-associated plant pathogenesis-related protein 1-like isoform X2 → MTNESFQQEFLTTHNIYRQMHQSPPLTLSTDLNKSAQSWADHLLDSGIMQHSGSGVGENLYCMSSSAPINLTGKEAVESWYEEVKDYDYNRPGFKGNTGHFTQVVWKETTEVGVGLATDGKRVFVVAQYRPAGNVNVAAYFERNVLPQV, encoded by the exons ATGACAA ATGAAAGCTTCCAGCAGGAGTTCCTCACCACGCACAACATCTACCGTCAGATGCACCAGAGCCCCCCGCTGACACTGAGCACAGACCTCAACAAGTCAGCCCAGAGTTGGGCCGATCACCTGCTGGACAGTGGGATCATGCAACACAGCGGCAGCGGCGTTGGAGAGAACTTATACTGCATGTCCAGCTCTGCACCGATCAACCTGactg GGAAGGAGGCTGTTGAAAGCTGGTACGAAGAGGTGAAGGATTACGATTACAACAGACCTGGATTCAAAGGAAACACAG GCCACTTCACCCAGGTGGTGTGGAAGGAGACTACGGAGGTGGGCGTGGGTCTGGCTACAGACGGCAAGAGGGTGTTTGTGGTGGCTCAGTACAGACCTGCTGGTAACGTGAACGTCGCGGCATACTTTGAAAGAAACGTCCTTCCACAag TGTAG
- the LOC132459441 gene encoding Golgi-associated plant pathogenesis-related protein 1-like isoform X3: protein MADGSFQKEFLTTHNTYRQMHQSPPLTLSKDLNESAQSWADHLLDSGNMEHSSTSDGENIYCMSSSAPINLTGKEAVESWYGEVKDYEYNSPGFKGNTGHFTQVVWKETTEVGVGLATDGKRVFVVAQ from the exons ATGGCAG ATGGAAGCTTTCAAAAGGAGTTCCTCACCACGCACAACACCTACCGGCAGATGCACCAGAGCCCCCCGCTGACCCTGAGCAAAGACCTCAACGAGTCAGCCCAGAGTTGGGCCGATCACCTGCTGGACAGTGGGAACATGGAACACAGCAGTACCAGCGATGGAGAGAACATATATTGCATGTCCAGCTCCGCACCGATCAACCTGacag GGAAGGAGGCTGTTGAAAGCTGGTACGGCGAGGTGAAGGATTATGAATACAACAGCCCAGGGTTCAAAGGCAACACAG GCCACTTCACCCAGGTGGTGTGGAAGGAGACTACGGAGGTGGGCGTGGGTCTGGCTACAGACGGCAAGAGGGTGTTTGTGGTGGCTCAGTAG
- the LOC132459441 gene encoding Golgi-associated plant pathogenesis-related protein 1-like isoform X1, whose product MADGSFQKEFLTTHNTYRQMHQSPPLTLSKDLNESAQSWADHLLDSGNMEHSSTSDGENIYCMSSSAPINLTGKEAVESWYGEVKDYEYNSPGFKGNTGHFTQVVWKETTEVGVGLATDGKRVFVVAQYRPAGNMNVTAYFERNVLPQAGGGGSSGTDSNGGKKDCTLL is encoded by the exons ATGGCAG ATGGAAGCTTTCAAAAGGAGTTCCTCACCACGCACAACACCTACCGGCAGATGCACCAGAGCCCCCCGCTGACCCTGAGCAAAGACCTCAACGAGTCAGCCCAGAGTTGGGCCGATCACCTGCTGGACAGTGGGAACATGGAACACAGCAGTACCAGCGATGGAGAGAACATATATTGCATGTCCAGCTCCGCACCGATCAACCTGacag GGAAGGAGGCTGTTGAAAGCTGGTACGGCGAGGTGAAGGATTATGAATACAACAGCCCAGGGTTCAAAGGCAACACAG GCCACTTCACCCAGGTGGTGTGGAAGGAGACTACGGAGGTGGGCGTGGGTCTGGCTACAGATGGCAAGAGGGTGTTTGTGGTGGCTCAGTACAGACCTGCTGGTAACATGAACGTCACTGCATACTTTGAAAGAAACGTACTTCCACAag CTGGTGGGGGAGGCTCCAGCGGAACAGACAGCAATGGAGGAAAAAAAGACTGCACACTGCTGTAA
- the LOC132459442 gene encoding Golgi-associated plant pathogenesis-related protein 1-like isoform X1, producing MTNESFQQEFLTTHNIYRQMHQSPPLTLSTDLNKSAQSWADHLLDSGIMQHSGSGVGENLYCMSSSAPINLTGKEAVESWYEEVKDYDYNRPGFKGNTGHFTQVVWKETTEVGVGLATDGKRVFVVAQYRPAGNVNVAAYFERNVLPQAGGRGSSGTDSDGGENNCTLQ from the exons ATGACAA ATGAAAGCTTCCAGCAGGAGTTCCTCACCACGCACAACATCTACCGTCAGATGCACCAGAGCCCCCCGCTGACACTGAGCACAGACCTCAACAAGTCAGCCCAGAGTTGGGCCGATCACCTGCTGGACAGTGGGATCATGCAACACAGCGGCAGCGGCGTTGGAGAGAACTTATACTGCATGTCCAGCTCTGCACCGATCAACCTGactg GGAAGGAGGCTGTTGAAAGCTGGTACGAAGAGGTGAAGGATTACGATTACAACAGACCTGGATTCAAAGGAAACACAG GCCACTTCACCCAGGTGGTGTGGAAGGAGACTACGGAGGTGGGCGTGGGTCTGGCTACAGACGGCAAGAGGGTGTTTGTGGTGGCTCAGTACAGACCTGCTGGTAACGTGAACGTCGCGGCATACTTTGAAAGAAACGTCCTTCCACAag CTGGCGGGAGAGGCTCCAGCGGAACAGACAGCGATGGAGGAGAAAATAATTGCACACTGCAGTAG
- the LOC132459441 gene encoding Golgi-associated plant pathogenesis-related protein 1-like isoform X2, translating into MADGSFQKEFLTTHNTYRQMHQSPPLTLSKDLNESAQSWADHLLDSGNMEHSSTSDGENIYCMSSSAPINLTGKEAVESWYGEVKDYEYNSPGFKGNTGHFTQVVWKETTEVGVGLATDGKRVFVVAQYRPAGNMNVTAYFERNVLPQV; encoded by the exons ATGGCAG ATGGAAGCTTTCAAAAGGAGTTCCTCACCACGCACAACACCTACCGGCAGATGCACCAGAGCCCCCCGCTGACCCTGAGCAAAGACCTCAACGAGTCAGCCCAGAGTTGGGCCGATCACCTGCTGGACAGTGGGAACATGGAACACAGCAGTACCAGCGATGGAGAGAACATATATTGCATGTCCAGCTCCGCACCGATCAACCTGacag GGAAGGAGGCTGTTGAAAGCTGGTACGGCGAGGTGAAGGATTATGAATACAACAGCCCAGGGTTCAAAGGCAACACAG GCCACTTCACCCAGGTGGTGTGGAAGGAGACTACGGAGGTGGGCGTGGGTCTGGCTACAGATGGCAAGAGGGTGTTTGTGGTGGCTCAGTACAGACCTGCTGGTAACATGAACGTCACTGCATACTTTGAAAGAAACGTACTTCCACAag TGTAA
- the LOC132459443 gene encoding Golgi-associated plant pathogenesis-related protein 1-like — MADGSFQKEFLTTHNTYRQMHQSPPLTLSKDLNESAQSWANHLLDIGSLKHRGNGENIYCMSSSAPINLTGKEAVESWYGEVKDYEYNSPGYKDTTGHFTQVVWKETTEVGVGLATDGKRVFVVAQYRPVGNMKGTENFQRNVLPQV; from the exons ATGGCAG ATGGAAGCTTCCAAAAGGAGTTCCTCACCACGCACAACACCTACCGGCAGATGCACCAGAGCCCCCCGCTGACCCTGAGCAAAGACCTCAACGAGTCAGCCCAGAGTTGGGCCAATCACCTGCTGGACATTGGGAGTTTGAAACATAGAGGCAACGGAGAGAACATATACTGCATGTCCAGCTCCGCACCGATCAACCTGacag GGAAGGAGGCTGTTGAAAGCTGGTACGGCGAGGTGAAGGATTATGAATACAACAGCCCAGGGTACAAAGACACCACAG GCCACTTCACCCAGGTGGTGTGGAAGGAGACTACGGAGGTGGGCGTGGGTCTGGCTACAGACGGCAAGAGGGTGTTTGTGGTGGCTCAATACAGACCTGTTGGTAACATGAAGGGCACTGAAAACTTTCAAAGAAACGTACTTCCACAag TGTAA